One Streptomyces sp. ML-6 genomic region harbors:
- a CDS encoding MauE/DoxX family redox-associated membrane protein, translating to MVDVVAAACAVCLVVVFAAAAVGKVRTAAAFSGFCRSLKAMGLVPDGWVRVCGAAVVISEVSVVLLLLATPLGDWAGSAGFVLAACLLAVFTIGLARALTGRRQAVCRCFGASEYPLGARHIVRNIVLWMIALCGVAAHSAAGHLRPAEALLAACSGVLVGALAVVSDDLVQLFRPIRR from the coding sequence ATGGTGGACGTAGTCGCTGCCGCCTGTGCTGTATGCCTCGTGGTGGTGTTCGCGGCGGCAGCGGTCGGCAAGGTGCGTACCGCTGCCGCGTTCTCGGGGTTCTGCCGATCGCTGAAGGCCATGGGCCTCGTCCCGGATGGCTGGGTACGCGTCTGCGGTGCGGCCGTGGTGATCAGCGAGGTGTCGGTTGTCCTGCTCCTGCTCGCAACGCCGCTGGGCGACTGGGCGGGATCAGCGGGTTTTGTTCTGGCCGCTTGTCTGTTGGCGGTCTTCACCATCGGCCTGGCGCGCGCCCTCACAGGGCGGCGCCAGGCCGTATGCCGGTGCTTCGGCGCTTCGGAGTACCCGCTCGGTGCCCGGCACATCGTGCGGAACATCGTGCTCTGGATGATCGCGCTCTGCGGCGTGGCGGCCCACTCGGCTGCGGGCCATCTCAGGCCGGCCGAGGCACTGCTGGCGGCATGCTCCGGCGTGTTGGTCGGAGCGCTGGCCGTCGTCTCCGACGACCTCGTCCAACTATTCCGTCCTATAAGACGCTAG
- a CDS encoding Lrp/AsnC family transcriptional regulator, which produces MADSVVLDPVDLHILRLLQNDARTTYRELAAEVGVAPSTCLDRVARLRRTGVILGHQLRLDPARLGRGLEALLSVQVRPHRRELIGPFVERIRTLPESRALFHLTGPDDYLVHVAVTGTADLQRLVLDEFTSRREVARVETRLIFQQWECGPLLPPAAEPAESGR; this is translated from the coding sequence ATGGCTGATTCCGTCGTTCTTGATCCGGTGGATCTGCATATTCTGCGGCTGTTGCAGAACGATGCCCGGACCACTTACCGCGAGCTGGCCGCCGAGGTCGGCGTGGCGCCGTCGACCTGCCTGGACCGGGTGGCCAGGCTGCGGCGCACCGGCGTCATCCTCGGCCACCAGTTGCGTCTGGACCCCGCGCGGCTCGGCCGCGGCCTGGAGGCGCTGCTCTCCGTGCAGGTCCGCCCGCACCGCAGGGAGCTCATCGGCCCGTTCGTCGAACGCATCAGGACGCTGCCGGAGTCCCGTGCGCTCTTCCATCTGACCGGCCCGGACGACTATCTGGTCCATGTGGCGGTCACGGGCACGGCCGATCTGCAACGCCTCGTGCTCGACGAGTTCACCTCGCGCCGCGAAGTGGCACGGGTCGAGACCCGGTTGATCTTCCAGCAGTGGGAATGCGGGCCGCTGCTGCCGCCGGCCGCGGAACCGGCGGAGTCCGGCCGCTGA
- a CDS encoding DUF6493 family protein, which produces MKELLIAVRESPAHHVPPLLAGMDRAERRAALAELKALRKEVRGWRWEKQGKVRRALLVAGAGCHTGAAGCAAWLGGRDLIGWDRPPVPLILAVLADRDPEWLGDVAHRLAARTATAEVAYELISALVKKAQCPLPTTEGFVRGWVSMVSRAQWQRQRRTPLVEVLRADPYTVDLLPRIFEMTELPPEMPWSDDPDSPCRWGATLAALAEEGLLERSVVVDGCVARLLRGGNSSEMRFFLTVLRELDLTEQEEAERIPDWAGMAADGISTVAGHAQGVLTRLDGRGELSVRTLAEVSESVLFRTEKKLVRSQLVLLGKVLRRDPSAVDELLPAVGGAFEHEDIDIQERALKLLARYLPAAGASVREGLAASAALLGPAHRTMVAEVFGGPVAEQPGTAKYEEVLPPVPVPQPLDPAPATLPELVEEVVTLVRSTTPDVTAFERALDGLVRHAHSDRAALTEALREALTGEWWLGGGPQAQTERQLRSEASLRTVLATLFGQVSVRAVQEERASWTAAGTCSHAALNGVMKARLWEAAHAMLTGSLPFLLAVPTWHTGSLEPAVLVERLRTYQQLDIRPGEADFAQALLRVRRGDQHEAAGAAALLGTPEGDRLAAWLRADEPFTQVYRFDLKSRTRKGQSVVRSNRPLMASRERPLVLEEFPRSFRGLGGAQTPAHQFCHHWGEHPEHWVATLPEDAETMAAWLLPNIATGVTDEIRDTIRPLLLLAELDSPAGEAVHLAAAYGLGSRFPEDRLTAVDALLMLATRQQLDAALLGEQLAMLLGHGLIKPNRLADSARTAATTGAYRTVLSMLTGVLPVLLAQEKAPRGLSDLLSVAAECVEHCGATGAEPIPGLAETAGRGGTSQLVRQAARLKDAWERSAERV; this is translated from the coding sequence ATGAAGGAGCTCCTCATCGCCGTACGGGAATCGCCCGCGCACCACGTGCCGCCCCTGCTGGCCGGGATGGACCGGGCGGAGCGCAGGGCGGCGCTGGCCGAGCTGAAGGCGCTCCGGAAGGAGGTCCGGGGCTGGCGCTGGGAGAAGCAGGGCAAGGTCCGCAGGGCCCTGCTGGTGGCCGGTGCGGGCTGCCACACGGGCGCCGCGGGATGTGCCGCCTGGCTCGGCGGCCGGGACCTGATCGGCTGGGACCGTCCGCCCGTCCCCCTGATCCTCGCGGTCCTGGCGGACCGTGATCCGGAGTGGCTCGGTGACGTCGCACACCGGCTGGCGGCCCGGACCGCGACGGCGGAGGTCGCGTACGAGCTGATCTCCGCCCTGGTCAAGAAGGCGCAGTGCCCCCTGCCCACGACGGAGGGTTTCGTGCGGGGCTGGGTCAGCATGGTGTCGAGGGCGCAATGGCAGCGGCAGCGGAGAACGCCTCTCGTCGAGGTGCTCCGCGCCGATCCGTACACGGTCGACCTCCTGCCGCGGATCTTCGAGATGACGGAACTTCCTCCGGAGATGCCCTGGAGCGACGACCCGGACAGCCCGTGCCGGTGGGGCGCCACGCTGGCCGCGCTCGCGGAGGAGGGCCTGCTGGAGCGGTCGGTGGTCGTCGACGGCTGTGTGGCCCGGCTGCTGCGCGGCGGCAATTCCAGCGAGATGCGTTTCTTCCTGACCGTGCTGCGGGAGCTCGACCTGACCGAACAGGAGGAGGCGGAACGGATCCCGGACTGGGCCGGGATGGCCGCGGACGGCATCTCCACCGTGGCCGGCCACGCCCAGGGGGTGCTCACCCGGCTGGACGGGCGCGGTGAGCTCTCCGTGCGGACCCTGGCGGAGGTCTCGGAGTCGGTGCTGTTCCGCACCGAGAAGAAACTGGTCCGGTCCCAGCTCGTGCTGCTCGGCAAGGTGCTGCGCCGTGATCCGTCGGCGGTCGACGAACTGCTGCCCGCCGTCGGGGGTGCCTTCGAGCACGAGGACATCGACATCCAGGAGCGGGCGTTGAAGCTCCTGGCCCGGTACCTGCCCGCCGCCGGGGCATCGGTGCGGGAAGGGCTCGCCGCGTCGGCCGCGTTGCTGGGGCCGGCGCACCGGACGATGGTGGCCGAGGTGTTCGGCGGTCCGGTGGCCGAGCAGCCCGGCACGGCGAAGTACGAGGAGGTGCTGCCTCCGGTGCCGGTCCCGCAGCCTCTCGATCCGGCACCCGCGACGCTGCCCGAGCTGGTCGAGGAGGTGGTGACCCTGGTCAGATCGACGACGCCGGACGTCACCGCCTTCGAGCGGGCGCTGGACGGGCTGGTGCGCCACGCCCACTCCGACCGGGCGGCGTTGACCGAAGCGTTGCGTGAGGCGCTGACGGGTGAGTGGTGGCTCGGCGGCGGGCCGCAGGCGCAGACCGAGCGGCAGCTCCGCTCGGAGGCAAGCCTCAGGACCGTCCTGGCCACGCTGTTCGGGCAGGTGTCGGTGCGGGCCGTGCAGGAGGAGCGCGCCTCCTGGACCGCTGCCGGAACCTGCTCCCACGCCGCGCTGAACGGGGTCATGAAGGCACGGCTGTGGGAGGCGGCCCACGCGATGCTGACCGGCAGCCTCCCGTTCCTGCTGGCCGTCCCCACCTGGCACACCGGTTCGCTCGAGCCGGCCGTGCTCGTCGAGCGGCTGCGCACGTATCAGCAACTGGACATCCGGCCCGGCGAGGCCGACTTCGCCCAGGCCCTGCTGCGAGTGCGGCGCGGCGATCAGCACGAGGCCGCCGGGGCGGCCGCCCTGCTCGGTACCCCCGAGGGCGACCGGCTGGCGGCATGGCTGCGGGCCGACGAGCCGTTCACTCAGGTGTACCGGTTCGATCTGAAGAGCAGGACCCGGAAGGGCCAGTCGGTCGTCCGGTCGAACCGCCCCCTGATGGCCAGCCGGGAACGCCCGCTCGTTCTGGAGGAGTTCCCCCGTTCCTTCCGTGGCCTGGGCGGGGCCCAGACCCCGGCACATCAGTTCTGTCACCACTGGGGGGAGCACCCGGAGCACTGGGTCGCCACCCTGCCCGAGGACGCCGAGACGATGGCCGCCTGGCTGCTGCCGAACATCGCGACCGGTGTGACGGACGAGATACGGGACACGATCCGACCGCTCCTGCTGCTCGCCGAACTCGACTCGCCCGCGGGCGAGGCCGTTCATCTGGCGGCGGCGTACGGATTGGGTTCCCGGTTCCCGGAGGACCGGCTGACGGCGGTGGACGCCCTGCTGATGCTCGCCACCCGGCAGCAGCTCGACGCGGCGCTGCTCGGCGAACAGCTGGCGATGCTCCTCGGGCATGGCCTGATCAAGCCCAACCGCCTCGCAGATTCCGCCCGTACCGCCGCCACCACCGGCGCGTACCGGACGGTGCTGTCCATGCTGACCGGTGTTCTGCCCGTGCTGCTGGCGCAGGAGAAGGCGCCTCGCGGACTGAGCGACCTGCTCTCCGTGGCCGCCGAGTGCGTCGAGCACTGCGGCGCGACGGGGGCCGAGCCGATACCCGGGCTCGCCGAGACGGCGGGGCGCGGCGGGACGTCGCAGCTGGTGCGCCAGGCGGCACGCCTGAAGGACGCCTGGGAACGGAGTGCGGAACGGGTGTGA
- a CDS encoding GNAT family N-acetyltransferase, with protein sequence MTDATSTKTVRRSHHWRRDVTELAALFTAVAVADALANLIGHQPDGPFLLVASAVVLAVTAGFHTWWARRHSHAPPPTGSGRPDGGDTEASLQVVSDIGTGAGVEGKAPAGAPVAEGPASALTPAPAPTPAPSAEGTALWRMRTTVRDAPGSLAALCGALARHRVDILTLQTHPLSRGTVDEFLLRAPARLPARQLSRAVSAAGGSSTWIERADAHDLVDAPTRVLGLATRTALDAAELPLALRQLLGRCTIRSSPAVSVTGRATDETAPVEGVLEETVIRLRDPSGGTLTIERPHLPFTPTEFARVRALVELDARLGPRVPRGKDVLTLPEGNEITIRRADHDDLPAARAMHGRCSEQTLRLRYHGPVRDADRYLDHLLSPRFGRTLAAQTESGRLVALGHLLWDGDETEVALLVEDEWQRRGIGSELLGRLVALAAEAGCESVYAVTRASNTGMVAAMRALSLPLDYQIEEGTLVVTARLDATAVRSLPPYEQAGR encoded by the coding sequence ATGACTGATGCGACCTCCACGAAGACCGTCCGCCGCTCCCACCACTGGCGGCGGGACGTGACCGAACTGGCCGCGCTGTTCACCGCGGTCGCGGTGGCCGACGCCCTCGCCAATCTGATCGGGCACCAGCCGGACGGGCCGTTCCTGCTGGTCGCCTCGGCCGTGGTGCTGGCGGTGACGGCCGGCTTCCACACCTGGTGGGCACGGCGGCACAGCCACGCACCGCCGCCGACCGGTTCCGGTCGCCCCGACGGGGGCGACACGGAAGCCTCCCTCCAGGTCGTCAGCGACATCGGCACCGGTGCCGGTGTCGAGGGGAAAGCACCCGCGGGCGCACCCGTCGCCGAAGGGCCCGCATCGGCCCTGACTCCGGCCCCGGCGCCGACTCCGGCACCGTCCGCCGAGGGCACGGCGCTGTGGCGGATGCGTACCACCGTGCGGGACGCTCCCGGCAGTCTGGCGGCGCTGTGCGGCGCGCTCGCCCGGCACCGGGTCGACATCCTCACCCTGCAGACGCACCCGCTGTCGCGGGGCACGGTCGACGAGTTCCTGCTGCGCGCACCCGCCCGGCTCCCGGCCCGGCAGCTGAGCCGGGCGGTCTCCGCGGCCGGGGGCAGCTCGACCTGGATCGAACGGGCCGACGCGCACGATCTGGTGGACGCCCCGACGCGCGTCCTGGGCCTCGCCACCCGCACGGCCCTGGATGCTGCCGAACTCCCCCTGGCGTTGCGTCAGTTGCTCGGCCGTTGCACCATCCGCTCGTCGCCCGCCGTCTCGGTCACCGGCCGCGCGACCGATGAGACCGCACCGGTCGAGGGAGTGCTGGAGGAGACGGTGATACGACTGCGCGACCCGTCCGGCGGCACCCTCACCATCGAGCGCCCCCATCTCCCGTTCACCCCGACCGAGTTCGCCCGGGTCCGCGCCCTGGTCGAGCTCGATGCCCGGCTCGGCCCCCGCGTCCCGCGCGGCAAGGACGTCCTCACCCTCCCCGAGGGCAACGAGATCACCATCCGTCGCGCGGACCACGACGACCTGCCGGCGGCCCGCGCGATGCACGGCCGCTGCTCCGAGCAGACGCTGCGGCTGCGCTACCACGGCCCGGTCCGCGATGCGGACCGGTACCTCGACCACCTGCTGAGTCCGCGGTTCGGCCGCACCCTGGCCGCGCAAACGGAGTCCGGCCGGCTGGTCGCCCTCGGCCACCTGCTCTGGGACGGCGACGAGACCGAGGTGGCCCTCCTCGTCGAGGACGAGTGGCAGCGCCGGGGCATCGGTTCCGAACTGCTCGGCCGCCTGGTGGCGCTCGCCGCCGAGGCCGGATGCGAGAGCGTCTACGCCGTCACCCGGGCCTCCAACACCGGCATGGTCGCCGCGATGCGCGCGCTGTCCCTGCCGCTGGACTACCAGATCGAGGAGGGCACCCTGGTCGTCACCGCCCGGCTGGACGCCACCGCGGTCCGCTCGCTGCCCCCGTACGAGCAGGCCGGGCGCTGA
- a CDS encoding S26 family signal peptidase translates to MGTPVGEPRTSLPAHVLAALPAGGTAEPRARPPRRPWVARTGVCAGTVAAWAGALVLLLAGAAGPALTCGLAALALTVRSVAPVCLGRRVVAVTVHGESMRPTYRDGDRVLVRRSRTPRPGQVVVIERPTAGARWSTPPVRRTAGASAIADRRWLIKRVVAVEGDPIPRDRVPGMADSATGLVPPGSLVLLGDNPVNSLDSQLVGYFPAERVLGTVWRSLPH, encoded by the coding sequence ATGGGAACGCCCGTCGGGGAACCTCGCACTTCCCTGCCCGCGCACGTCCTGGCGGCGCTGCCGGCAGGGGGCACAGCCGAGCCGCGGGCCCGCCCTCCGCGTCGGCCGTGGGTGGCCCGCACCGGAGTATGCGCGGGAACGGTCGCAGCGTGGGCCGGCGCACTCGTCCTTCTCCTTGCGGGGGCCGCCGGCCCGGCCCTGACCTGCGGACTGGCAGCCCTTGCCCTCACCGTGAGGAGCGTCGCCCCGGTGTGTCTCGGGCGCAGGGTGGTCGCGGTGACCGTGCACGGGGAGAGCATGCGCCCCACCTACCGTGACGGGGACCGAGTGCTCGTACGCCGGAGCCGCACGCCCAGGCCGGGGCAGGTTGTCGTCATCGAACGGCCTACGGCCGGTGCTCGCTGGAGCACTCCGCCGGTAAGGCGCACTGCTGGGGCCTCAGCCATCGCCGACCGTAGGTGGCTGATCAAGAGAGTGGTGGCCGTCGAGGGAGACCCGATACCTCGCGATCGTGTCCCTGGTATGGCCGACTCGGCGACGGGCCTGGTGCCGCCCGGGAGCTTGGTGCTGCTCGGCGACAACCCCGTCAACAGCCTGGACTCGCAGCTGGTGGGGTACTTTCCCGCCGAACGCGTTCTGGGCACCGTGTGGCGCTCTCTCCCACACTGA
- a CDS encoding PLP-dependent transferase, with translation MDTETSMAPPTATRSRALATEAVHAGRDDLAALGLHAPPIDLSTTYPSYDARGEAERIDAFAATGAKLEGPPVYARLDNPTAARFETALARLEGAESAVAFASGMAALTAVLLVRASAGLRHVVAVRPLYGCSDHLLGAGLLGTEVTWTDPAGIADAIRPDTGLVMVETPANPTLAEVDIRAIAHSCGSVPLLVDNTFATPVLQRPLEDGARIVLHSATKYLGGHGDVMGGVVACDEEFAAGLRQIRFATGGVLHPMAGYLLLRGLATLPVRVRAASASAAELARRLTADPRTARVHYPKVGGAMVSFEVHGDPHRVISAVRLITPAVSLGSVDTLIQHPASISHRIVDEGDRQAAGVGNRLLRMSVGLEDVEDLWADLCQALDASADGVPQEARDREAQDREDARRNALPEQVAG, from the coding sequence ATGGACACCGAAACCTCGATGGCGCCCCCGACGGCAACCCGGTCCAGGGCGCTGGCCACCGAAGCCGTGCACGCGGGCCGCGACGATCTCGCGGCCCTCGGACTGCACGCCCCGCCGATCGACCTGTCCACCACCTACCCCTCGTACGACGCCAGGGGCGAGGCCGAGCGGATCGACGCCTTCGCCGCCACCGGCGCCAAGCTCGAAGGGCCGCCGGTCTACGCCCGGCTGGACAACCCGACGGCGGCCCGGTTCGAGACCGCTCTGGCCCGACTCGAAGGGGCCGAGAGCGCCGTGGCGTTCGCCAGCGGAATGGCGGCGCTCACCGCCGTGCTGCTGGTCCGGGCGAGCGCGGGACTGCGCCACGTGGTCGCCGTCCGCCCGCTCTACGGATGCAGTGACCACCTGCTCGGCGCCGGTCTGCTGGGCACGGAGGTGACCTGGACCGACCCGGCGGGAATCGCCGACGCGATCCGCCCGGACACCGGCCTGGTGATGGTGGAGACGCCCGCCAACCCGACGCTCGCCGAGGTCGACATCCGTGCGATCGCGCACTCCTGCGGCTCCGTGCCGCTGCTCGTCGACAACACCTTCGCCACCCCCGTGCTCCAGCGGCCCCTCGAGGACGGCGCGCGGATCGTGCTGCACAGCGCCACCAAGTACCTGGGCGGACACGGCGACGTGATGGGCGGGGTCGTCGCCTGCGACGAGGAGTTCGCCGCCGGGCTGCGGCAGATCCGCTTCGCCACCGGCGGGGTGCTGCACCCGATGGCCGGATACCTGCTGCTGCGCGGCCTCGCCACGCTTCCGGTACGGGTGCGGGCGGCCTCCGCGAGCGCCGCCGAGCTGGCCCGCAGACTGACCGCCGATCCGCGCACAGCCAGGGTCCACTACCCGAAGGTGGGGGGCGCGATGGTCTCGTTCGAGGTCCACGGGGACCCCCACCGGGTGATCTCGGCCGTACGGCTCATCACGCCCGCGGTCAGCCTCGGCAGCGTGGACACCTTGATCCAGCACCCGGCCTCCATCAGCCACCGCATCGTGGACGAGGGGGACCGGCAGGCGGCCGGGGTCGGGAACCGGCTGCTGCGCATGTCGGTCGGGCTGGAGGACGTCGAGGACCTGTGGGCCGATCTGTGCCAGGCGCTGGACGCATCGGCGGACGGCGTCCCGCAGGAGGCCCGGGACCGCGAGGCCCAGGACCGTGAGGACGCCCGCCGGAACGCCCTGCCCGAACAGGTTGCCGGGTAG
- a CDS encoding ABC transporter ATP-binding protein encodes MVVTGILPVATAWLTKLVLDLLTTGASAAKLIAVATALAGAAATTSIVPHLVQYVRTEMDRRVALLAQERLFTAVGSFAGLRRFEDPRFLDQLRLADQAGRSTPSQTVISMLQIVRLAVTVVGFLGSLLLLSPLMALLVLLAGVPMLLAELRLSRHRAHMFWAVGPAERREIFYSQLLTGVDSAKEVRLFGIGAFLRGRMLSERRATDAAKRSVDRRTGLVQTGLGLLAALVSGSGLIWAVDAARTGALSVGGVTMFVAAVAGVQSSLVALIGQVAGTHQALLMFDHYMTVTSAGPDLPVPAVPRPVPTLRHGIELRDVWFRYSDEHPWVLRGVDLFIPHGTAVALVGLNGAGKSTLVKLMCRFYDPTRGAILWDGEDLRNFDPAELRERIGAVFQDYMHYDMTAAENVALGDLAALGDRDRLQGAARRAGIHDTLEDLPQGYDTLLSRLFFMESDKDDPETGVVLSGGQWQRLALARAFLRDQRDLLILDEPSAGLDAEAEAEIHAALREHRCGRTSLLVSHRLGALRDADSIVVLADGRVVEQGDHAALMAAEGAYARLFLLQASGYQDEADAPVVMGGLT; translated from the coding sequence ATGGTCGTCACCGGAATACTTCCGGTAGCTACCGCGTGGCTGACCAAACTGGTACTGGACCTTCTGACCACGGGCGCTTCGGCAGCCAAGCTGATCGCCGTGGCCACGGCGCTTGCCGGAGCCGCCGCCACCACCAGCATCGTGCCGCACCTGGTCCAGTACGTGCGCACGGAGATGGACCGCAGAGTGGCGCTACTCGCCCAGGAGCGGCTGTTCACGGCTGTCGGGAGTTTCGCCGGACTGCGCCGGTTCGAGGATCCGCGCTTTCTGGACCAGCTGCGCCTGGCAGACCAGGCCGGCCGAAGCACCCCGAGCCAGACCGTCATCAGCATGCTGCAAATCGTCCGGTTAGCCGTCACCGTTGTCGGATTCCTCGGCTCACTGCTCCTGCTCAGTCCGCTGATGGCCCTTCTCGTGTTGCTGGCCGGGGTGCCCATGCTGCTCGCCGAGCTCCGGCTGTCGCGGCACAGGGCGCACATGTTCTGGGCCGTCGGCCCCGCCGAACGGCGGGAAATCTTCTACAGCCAGCTGCTGACCGGGGTCGACTCCGCCAAGGAGGTACGGCTTTTCGGTATCGGTGCCTTCCTGCGAGGACGCATGTTGAGCGAGCGCCGTGCCACCGACGCCGCGAAGCGGAGCGTGGACAGGCGCACCGGCCTCGTGCAGACAGGACTAGGATTGCTGGCCGCGCTGGTGAGCGGTTCCGGCCTGATATGGGCGGTGGACGCCGCGCGCACCGGAGCCCTCTCGGTCGGCGGAGTGACCATGTTCGTCGCTGCAGTGGCAGGTGTTCAGAGTTCGCTGGTGGCGCTCATCGGCCAGGTCGCCGGCACGCACCAGGCTCTCCTCATGTTCGATCACTACATGACGGTGACCTCCGCAGGCCCCGACCTGCCGGTGCCCGCCGTGCCGCGTCCGGTCCCGACCCTGCGACACGGGATCGAACTGCGGGACGTCTGGTTCCGGTACTCGGACGAGCACCCCTGGGTACTGCGCGGCGTCGACCTCTTCATCCCCCATGGGACCGCCGTGGCGCTCGTCGGCCTCAACGGCGCGGGCAAATCCACATTGGTCAAGTTGATGTGCCGGTTCTACGACCCCACCCGTGGAGCGATCCTGTGGGACGGGGAGGACCTCCGCAACTTCGACCCTGCGGAGTTGCGCGAGCGCATTGGCGCGGTGTTTCAGGACTACATGCACTACGACATGACGGCCGCCGAGAACGTCGCCCTGGGTGATCTGGCGGCGCTCGGCGACCGCGACCGGCTCCAGGGGGCGGCTCGGCGCGCGGGGATCCACGACACACTCGAAGATCTGCCGCAGGGCTACGACACTCTGCTGTCCCGTCTTTTCTTCATGGAGTCGGACAAGGACGATCCGGAGACCGGAGTCGTGCTCTCTGGCGGGCAGTGGCAACGGCTCGCGCTGGCGCGAGCGTTCCTCCGCGACCAGCGCGATCTGCTGATCCTCGACGAACCGTCCGCCGGCTTGGACGCCGAGGCCGAGGCCGAGATCCACGCCGCGCTCCGAGAGCACCGCTGCGGGCGGACCAGCCTGCTCGTCTCGCATCGCCTGGGCGCTCTGCGGGACGCCGACTCGATCGTCGTACTCGCGGACGGCCGGGTCGTCGAACAGGGCGACCATGCCGCGCTGATGGCCGCCGAAGGCGCGTATGCCCGGCTCTTCCTGCTGCAGGCGTCCGGTTACCAGGACGAAGCGGACGCCCCGGTTGTCATGGGAGGACTGACGTGA
- a CDS encoding DUF885 domain-containing protein: MPDTSSSALPRQVADAYVDAYVALDPIAGTYLGVAESSRRLPDFSPAGQEALAELARTTLAKLDAAERLPGADDDAERRCGRLLRERLTAELAVHDAEEGLRTVSNLSSPAHSLREVFTVTPTGTDEEWAAVVDRLRAVPAALEGYRESLALGLERKLYGGPRATATFIGQLDEWAGENGTGFFQDFVAAGPEGLRADLDDGARLAGESVAALRDWMRDVYAPAVEGAPDTVGRERYARWSRYYNGTDLDLDEAYAYGWSEYHRLLAEMRVEAEKVLPGADPWEALAHLDVHGTHIEGVEEVREWLQGLMDEAIEALDGTHFELAERVRKVESRIAPPGGAAAPYYTGPSEDFSRPGRTWLPTMGETRFPVYDLVSTWYHEGVPGHHLQIAQWVHVADSLSRYQASIGGVSANCEGWALYAERLMDELGFLPDPERRLGYLDAQMMRACRVIVDIGMHAEMEIPADSPFHPGERWTPDLAQEFFGNHSGRPADFVESELTRYLSMPGQAIGYKLGERAWLLGRENARKAHGDAFDAKAWHMAALSQGPLGLDDLVDELSAL, from the coding sequence ATGCCAGACACTTCCAGCAGCGCGCTGCCCCGCCAGGTCGCCGACGCCTACGTCGACGCCTACGTCGCACTCGACCCGATCGCCGGTACGTACCTGGGCGTCGCGGAGAGTTCGCGCCGTCTCCCCGACTTCTCCCCCGCCGGCCAGGAAGCCCTCGCCGAGCTGGCCCGTACCACCCTGGCGAAGCTCGACGCCGCGGAGCGGCTGCCCGGCGCGGACGACGATGCCGAGCGCCGCTGCGGCCGTCTGCTGCGCGAGCGCCTCACGGCGGAACTCGCCGTCCACGACGCCGAAGAGGGGCTGCGCACGGTCTCCAACCTGTCCTCCCCGGCGCACAGCCTCCGTGAGGTGTTCACGGTGACGCCGACCGGGACCGACGAGGAGTGGGCGGCGGTCGTGGACCGGCTGCGGGCCGTCCCCGCCGCGCTGGAGGGCTACCGCGAGTCGCTCGCGCTGGGCCTGGAGCGCAAGCTGTACGGCGGGCCGCGCGCCACCGCCACCTTCATCGGCCAGCTCGACGAGTGGGCCGGCGAGAACGGCACGGGCTTCTTCCAGGACTTCGTGGCCGCCGGTCCGGAGGGGCTCCGTGCCGATCTGGACGACGGCGCCCGGCTGGCGGGCGAGTCGGTCGCCGCGCTCCGCGACTGGATGCGCGACGTGTACGCGCCCGCGGTGGAGGGCGCGCCGGACACGGTGGGCCGCGAGCGGTACGCCCGCTGGTCGCGCTACTACAACGGCACCGACCTGGACCTCGACGAGGCGTACGCGTACGGCTGGTCCGAGTACCACCGGCTGCTCGCCGAGATGCGGGTCGAGGCCGAGAAGGTGCTGCCCGGCGCCGACCCCTGGGAGGCGCTCGCCCACCTCGACGTGCACGGGACGCACATCGAGGGGGTCGAGGAGGTCCGGGAGTGGCTCCAGGGCCTGATGGACGAGGCGATCGAGGCGCTCGACGGCACGCACTTCGAACTCGCCGAGCGGGTGCGGAAGGTGGAATCCCGCATCGCCCCGCCCGGTGGTGCCGCCGCGCCGTACTACACCGGCCCGTCCGAGGACTTCTCGCGCCCCGGCCGCACCTGGCTGCCCACGATGGGCGAGACCCGTTTCCCGGTGTACGACCTGGTGTCCACCTGGTACCACGAGGGTGTGCCCGGCCACCACCTGCAGATCGCCCAGTGGGTGCACGTGGCCGACAGCCTGTCCCGCTACCAGGCGTCGATCGGCGGGGTCAGCGCCAACTGCGAGGGCTGGGCGCTCTACGCGGAGCGGCTCATGGACGAGCTGGGCTTCCTGCCCGACCCGGAGCGCCGTCTCGGCTATCTGGACGCGCAGATGATGCGGGCCTGCCGGGTGATCGTGGACATCGGCATGCACGCGGAGATGGAGATCCCGGCGGACTCCCCGTTCCACCCCGGTGAGCGGTGGACCCCCGATCTGGCACAGGAGTTCTTCGGCAACCACAGCGGTCGTCCCGCCGACTTCGTGGAGAGCGAGCTGACCCGCTATCTGTCGATGCCGGGGCAGGCCATCGGCTACAAGCTGGGCGAACGCGCCTGGCTGCTCGGCCGGGAGAACGCCCGCAAGGCGCACGGCGACGCGTTCGACGCCAAGGCCTGGCACATGGCAGCCCTGTCCCAGGGGCCGTTGGGGCTCGACGACCTCGTGGACGAGCTGTCCGCTCTCTGA